GCTCGAGGCGGTCGAGCCCTTCGTCGATCCGCCGCTGGGCGGTGCGCTTGCGGCGCGGCAGGATCGAGAGCCCCAGCACCGCCGCCACCAGGCCGGCGGTGACGCCGGTCACGTCGGCGGCCAGGCCGTGCAGGGCCAGCGCCAGCCCCGCCCCCAGACCCACCGCCCCCAGTTCGGCCAGCGCGGTGTGCTGCAGTGCGCGGCTGAGCAGGCCCTGGAGGTCGCGGGCCTCGGCCTCGGGGTCGTAGGCCTCCAGGGCCCGCGTCACCTGCTCCGAGAGGGTCGGGCCATCGCCTTCGTAGGCGCGGGCGCCGCCGCGCGTGTTGAGGAGGTCGAGGGCGGAGGCCAGCAGGTCGCGCTCGGCGCGGGCGAGCCAGGCCAGGCTCTCCTGGATCTTGCGCTCGAGTTCGCGGTGGGCCTCCCCCACCACCTCGGCCTCGAAGGACTTCTGGATCTTGCTCGCGTTCATCAGGTCGAAGAGGCGGCCGAAGCGCAGGGTTTCGTCGAGCCACCGCGCCGCACGCCGGCGGACCCGGGCCACGACCTCGCGCAGCTGCGCCGTCTGGCCCCGAAACTCCTCGCGCACGCGCCCCTCGTGCCGCTCGAGCAGGGCTTCCAGGCGGGCGCAGGTCTCGAGTTCGGACTCCAGCGCCTGGGCCTCGGGCCCGAGCCGCCCCTCGCCCTGCTCCAGCAAGCGCTCGAGCACGCCCAGCGGCGAGCCCAGCTTGATGCGCGCCGCCTCCTCGCGCAGCACGCGCTCGATGAAGGCCTCGAGCTCCTTTACGCCCCCGTCCTCCCCGGCGCGCGCCCGTCGGGCCGAAACCCCGAAGACCGGGGGTTCGACGCCCAGCGTACGGGCGGCCTGCTCGCGGACGTAAGCGAGCACTTCTTCGGCCTCGTCAGGCCCCAGCAGATCGAGCTTGTTGACGACGAGCACGACCTTCTTGCCCCAACCCCTGATGAGCTCGAGGAAGTCGCGCTCGCTGGCGGTGTAGGGGCGGTCGGCGCTGGTGGTGAAGAGGATCAGGTCGGCGCGGGGCAGGAAGCGCTCGGTCAGGATCTGGTGGTGCTCGATCACCGCGTTGGTGCCCGGGGTGTCCACCAGGTGGACGTCCTTGAGCAAGGGGTGGGGCAGCCGCAGCACCACCAGGCCCGGCTCCAGGGCCCGGCTGCCCGGCTCCTCCCCGTAGGCGATCCACTGGATGCGGTCGGTCGTCGGGGTCACCCCCTCGCGCAACAGCTCCCGGCCCAGCAGGGCGTTGAGCAGGCTCGACTTGCCGCTGTTGAACTCGCCCGCGACCACGAGCAGGAAGGGGCCCTCCAGGTCCTGAAGCGCCTGGCGCAGGGGGGTCGTCGTCTCCCCGGCTTGCGCAAGCGCTTCCAGGCCTTCGGCGAGCAGCCCGCGCACCTCGCCCGCCAGGCGTTGCAGTTCGGGGTCGATCACGCCCTCATGCTACCAGCCCACGGTGAAACGCCAACAAAAAAAGCCGGGTTTCCCCGGCTCTCTGGTGGGCGATGGTGGACTTGAACCACCGACCTCATGCGAAAGTTACCGGGATTAGCTGTAGTCGGCTTACTCAGAATAGAGGCGGAGCGCACAAGCCCGTAGAACTTGTCCGCACAAAAATCATGGGACTGCCGCGGGCGCTGCAGTGGACGCCTGATGAGTTCTCGGAATAAAACGGGGCACGAGCTGCCCAAACTATCTACGCTGAATGTTCAAGTTCCCACCACCCTCCCCGCGGGATATACTATGATCTGTAGTAGGCGCAGCCAATGGAGGCAAACCGGTGGAGTACGCAGTGCCCATCCGAGAAGACATGATGCGCCCTGAAGCTATCGCGTTC
This genomic stretch from Oceanithermus profundus DSM 14977 harbors:
- a CDS encoding dynamin family protein, yielding MIDPELQRLAGEVRGLLAEGLEALAQAGETTTPLRQALQDLEGPFLLVVAGEFNSGKSSLLNALLGRELLREGVTPTTDRIQWIAYGEEPGSRALEPGLVVLRLPHPLLKDVHLVDTPGTNAVIEHHQILTERFLPRADLILFTTSADRPYTASERDFLELIRGWGKKVVLVVNKLDLLGPDEAEEVLAYVREQAARTLGVEPPVFGVSARRARAGEDGGVKELEAFIERVLREEAARIKLGSPLGVLERLLEQGEGRLGPEAQALESELETCARLEALLERHEGRVREEFRGQTAQLREVVARVRRRAARWLDETLRFGRLFDLMNASKIQKSFEAEVVGEAHRELERKIQESLAWLARAERDLLASALDLLNTRGGARAYEGDGPTLSEQVTRALEAYDPEAEARDLQGLLSRALQHTALAELGAVGLGAGLALALHGLAADVTGVTAGLVAAVLGLSILPRRKRTAQRRIDEGLDRLERELTEGLEATLEGELARSAERFRALYRDRCAELEDRRQKLQALRERLQELRRRAGALRIELEA